The sequence tttggagatttgcccttttGTTGATGCCTATCTCGCAAATTAAAACTTTATGTTATTatacaaacaaaagaaattttCAGTGAAACCAACATCTTTCATCTCTGGTTttagtttctgttttgttttggttctaCTGAAACGAAAACTCCATCCATCATCTCCGGCAACAAGAATGGCGAAGCTCACACCTTTCTTCTTCCTTTCCTTTCTCATCATCTCCTCGTCCCTTGCTTTCCAATCAGACGAGTTTGGTCTCGAAGGAGCACAACAACAAACTCCCACTACACGCAAACGCTACTCAGATCCCGATTCGGATTCCAAAGTCCAGTTCAGTCTCGAACATGCCTTCGGCGACTCTGATTTCTCCCCCGCCGGCACTTTCTCTGCTCGCCTCAAATCCTGGAGCCATGGCGGAAAGGttctctctcttcctttttcttttcccAATCCTATTGAGTGAGAGAGATTCACTTTTATTAATGATTTGAGGATTCTCTTTGTCGGGGTGCAGACTTTAACGAAGCTGAGGTTCTCAAGGAATGGTTTCTCTGACGAAGAGAAAGATACTTTCAAAGTACAaaaatattctctttttctCCTGTTTATTCAGTTGGAGTGGAGAGATAAtaatggtttggttttgttggAACCAATTTTGTAGAATCTGTTGAAAGGAGATGACTTTTATAGGATTAGACTTCCTTCCAATGTCATCAGCCCACCAGGGAAAGAGTTTGTGGTTGCATCAGTTAGAGCTGTAAGTCTATCTCTACCTTTTTCGTATTTTTGCTTTCTCAAGTTTGGTGGCTACTCTTAACTTTAATGACTCGTTTTCATTCCTAAATAGGTTTTCTAGTGGTAATCTATTCATTTCTACTCTTTCCACACATGAGAGTACTAGTTCTGGTTTTGATTGAAATGATTTGTGGTTCTCTCAGTCTCATCCAAATTTGTTTCTAGGCCAGAGGATGAAAAGAGAAAACCTAGAAAGTAGAATCACTGAGATTTGTTCAAGTCACTGACTcacttgttttcttttattgctTTCCCGGATGTGTctgattttttaaaacaacattacaTGTTTGATTACAGAGATGTCTACCACGGGATGGCTTGGATGAGCATTTCGTTATTCACATGGTAAAAGGAGCTCACATTTCTGTTTGCACCCAACTGTTTTAGCTACTCTCTGATATGAGTTTTGGAACTATGTTCCTGTCCTGTCTTCGCTTGCAGGAAGGTGCCAACATCTTGGCACTAAGTTATGGTTCTCTTGGGGCGTGTCAATATCCTCGACAGTTCAAACTTGTATGTGAAGGATCCTACCCCATCTTATCTTGTCCTTAACTGAACACTGAGTTTATGGAGAATGAAGGTTACATTATTGTGAGAagttctaatttattttttgtttttccgcTTACTGTAGCCAGCAAAATGGTCTTTCAACTCCCACACAATCCTGAAGAGTAGTGAGCAGGCACCAAGGTAGAAAACGCTATTTGTATTTTCTTGCCTTGAATTTCACGAACCTACAGTTTTCATATGTTCTATATACCataaaaaagattttattaGTCCGTCAAGTTATATGTATAAACCTCCGCCTGGCTGTTCAACAGAACTCCGATATTCACTGAGGAGATTCTAGGCGGTGAGAATGCAGAGGGCGAGGTTGAACCACCACCAGAGAGATCATTTTGGGCGAAATATGtgagtaataaaataaaaagggaaaaaCTGTGATGATTCCTTGTATTTTAGGCATTGATGTAAAATTTCTTATGACACTTCCAGTGGATGTACTTGATACCATTGGGACTCGTTGTGATGAACGCTGTGACACAAGCAACAAACATGGCTGAAGAACAAACAGGTGGTCAGACAGGAGGGTCACAAGTGCAGCAATCAGCCCGGAGAAGATGATTTCGATTTTACTTCACACAAAGCAATCAAAGGTAGACCCCATCACACCTATGaacaaatttcttttgttttactgGGATGTCATTACATCAGATGATCCAATGTGAATTTATAAGTCAAATGTGTGTTTGAAGTGAGTTATAAAATTCGTTTCTGATTGTTAGCTTTTGTTGTTGAAGCTGCATGCAACTGGTAAAAGATGAAGGTTCAACGGATCTCATGTCTTGGCAGTTTCTTTATGGAAACCATCTTTTCATCATTTGgttttatgtaatatttaattttcatccAGCATCGGTTTTGTTTGTAAACAAAAAACGGGAAATCAAAACTGTTCCAACATGAATACCTCTCTCTAAACCAGAGGCTTCATAACGTATCAAGAGCAAAGTCATTGAGGAGCTTCGTAGCTTCTTTTGATAACTTTTGACATATGGCTTGTCAACATGTATTTCTTTGTCTAAATTTGTTGGTAATTTTAAAGTAAGTTAGAGTAATTTAAGCCCATGAGAGaaaaatcatattattcaaTCCATCAAACTATGCTTATATAAGCGACATTCTTGTGTTTATGCAAAAAAGTAATTTAGTGATCGACGTCACGGTTTCAAGTAAAGTGTTCAGGCAAGGAAGAGCCATTAGCTAGGTAGCTTATGAATCATTCACTAGCAATTGTTGGGGGAGATAACAAGTTGTGTAAAACTGATTAAGAAAAATTTGTAATAGAATATTTAACCTGATTTTtaatatagtaaaaaatatttattaatctcATTATCTTTTAATTTATCGTCTGACATATTATATTGTGCTGCATCTTACGCTGCATGTTTTTAGACTGCTCTGAGTGGAAGGTCCCTCTGTTTTCGAGAAATGCTAAAAAAGGAGCTTAGGAGCATTCCTTATAACCGACAGTATTACAATGGAGGATCGTTTTCAATTATATGTGGTGTGTAGCTCTCATTTCTCCCAGGAGCTATTGATTAGTTTGGATCAATTAAGAGAACTACTACCCTTGTTATATAAGCATCTAACACGTGACAAAATAAACATAGATTTGGTTTCTTTCATACTCTTATGAGAGACTATGCCTCAACCCTTCACGGATCCTCAAATGCAACCAATGTCTGATGCATTTATTCATCAAACGATAGTCAAGAACAACAAAGTTTCAAGAAAAACCTCGTAAACTCATGCAAAGAACACATCTAATACTTGAGAAACAAAAGTAGatccaaaaaaatatgtttgtttCTGGTCTTCTTATTGGGCTAAAACAAATCTGTGGACACAGAAAGGCACGATGCATTACACTGAAGAATTCGTTTCCCTTTTAAGTAGCCTGAGGATGAGAGGCGATAAAATCAACCGCTTGATCGACGGACAGGATCTTGTCAGCTTCATTATCAGGGATCTCAAATTTAAATTCTTCCTCCAATGCCATCACAACTTCCACACTGTCCAAACTGTCTAACCCGAGATCGTTAAGGAAATGGGCTTTTGGTGTTACCTGCAATGACAACATTGGTACAGAGTTGTAAGCCTAGTTCCATGTCGCATGTATCTACCAAGTCCCATTTAAATCAAATATTGTCATTAACTAATTAAATCTAGTAATGCATTCTCTAACAAGCAGATCACTAACGAATCTCCAAAGTCATCGcaatacaaaccaaaaaaatgaaAGTGGAAATGGATCGAATACCTTTGAGGGATCGACTCTTTGGAAGTTTTTGACGACAGTGATTACGCGATCTGTGACATCAGATTTGTCGAGAAACGATCCTCTCACTTCCTCCGAGAAACGCCGAAGAAGGACGGTGAAAGGGAGTGCCGATTCTCGGGCGCCGATTGTTGTAGGGCTTGCAAGTGATGGATTGACGTTGACTCGGAGGTATCGAAGAAGAGCATTTCTCGCCGCCATCGCTAATGTTGCAGTGGATGATGATAGACAACCCTAGAATCCTTCTCTCCAAGGAGATTTCAGATTTGCTTATTTGTTAGATTCCAAACGACGTCGTCGCTTATGTACTGGGCTATTTTTCTCGTTAGGCCCATTAATACTAGgctcatgtatttttttttccgcTCTGAGCTTTGTTTGCAACTGTTTCCAAATAGGTTAAATGGTGATTTCTTTAGAACGTAATTAATGGGGATTCTTAGAGTGAAATTATAAGGGTGATTAGCGAAATATAAGAAACtatctcttaatttttaactaaaaaagttaagaactgattcttaaatacaaaatttaagaCTATGATTAATCCGGGTTCTTAGGATGGGATTATTAGTTTCGGCTAAAAATCGTTTCTTAGCTTTTCgctaagaaaaactaagaattATCTCTTAAAGATATTTAAGAGtcggtttttagttttttttagttaaaagttaagagacggttcttataTTACGCTAAGAATCCCACCCTATGAATCCTCAAATAAACATGCCCTAAGAGCCGATTCTTAGCcaaaaagtgtaaaaaaaagagtcaaatcatgagttaagaactTTAAATTAAGAACTGGGTTAATCATGTTCTAAAAAccggttcttagcttttttagttaaaagttaaaagacagtttcttatatt comes from Brassica rapa cultivar Chiifu-401-42 chromosome A02, CAAS_Brap_v3.01, whole genome shotgun sequence and encodes:
- the LOC103852225 gene encoding ER membrane protein complex subunit 10, encoding MAKLTPFFFLSFLIISSSLAFQSDEFGLEGAQQQTPTTRKRYSDPDSDSKVQFSLEHAFGDSDFSPAGTFSARLKSWSHGGKTLTKLRFSRNGFSDEEKDTFKNLLKGDDFYRIRLPSNVISPPGKEFVVASVRARCLPRDGLDEHFVIHMEGANILALSYGSLGACQYPRQFKLPAKWSFNSHTILKSSEQAPRTPIFTEEILGGENAEGEVEPPPERSFWAKYWMYLIPLGLVVMNAVTQATNMAEEQTGGQTGGSQVQQSARRR
- the LOC103852226 gene encoding acyl carrier protein 2, mitochondrial; this encodes MAARNALLRYLRVNVNPSLASPTTIGARESALPFTVLLRRFSEEVRGSFLDKSDVTDRVITVVKNFQRVDPSKVTPKAHFLNDLGLDSLDSVEVVMALEEEFKFEIPDNEADKILSVDQAVDFIASHPQAT